CAGGCTCACTTCGAGGCCGTCGCGACCACCATCCAGGGCTCCGGCTGGGCGATCCTCGCGTGGGATTCGATCTGCGAGCAGTTAGTCATCGTGCAGCTCTTCGACCAGCAGGCCAACGCCCCGATCGGTCTGACTCCGATCCTGATGCTGGACATGTGGGAGCACGCCTTCTACCTGCAGTACAAGAACGTCAAGGCCGACTACGCCAAGGCATGGTGGAACGTCGTCAACTGGAGCGATGTCACCGCTCGCTTCGAGCGCGCACGCACCGCGACCAAGGGTCTGATCGTCGGCTAGTAACCGCATTCCATCGCGGCGTACTCCCACTGGGGGTACGCCGCGTTGTTATTTCGTCGCTAAGAATCGTGCCGCGTCAAGCACAGTGACGTGCCCGATTGCACCGTATTTGCCCGGTATTGCACGAGAATCTCTCATATCCTGGTCGCATGAACCTGACCTTTCGACGTACGTTTGCTGCCTCAGCCGCTTCCCTAATTGTCCTCGCTGCCGCCGCTTGCTCAGACGAAACCGACGGCGACGGCTCGCCGGGAGGCTCCTCGACCACGTCCGAGTCGACCGATTCCGGCGGCTCCTCGCCTGAGTCCGAGTCAAGCGAGTCCGAGTCGAGCGAGTCCGAGTCCAGCGAGTCGGAGTCGACCGATTCCGGCGGCTCCACGCCCGCCGGCTCGCAGACATCCTCCGATGGCGCCTTCACGTTCGAGTTCCCCGAGGGGTACGAGGACGGTACGGGCCAGGTCTCAGTTCCGTCCGCGGTCGCCGCGGCATACGACACCAGCGGCTCGGAGTTCCCCACGACGATCGTGGTCACCAAGGAATCGCTGAAGGGCTACAGCCTCGAGGAAATGGCAGACGCCGTCGTGGGACAACTGGAGTCCCAGTTCGACACCACCGCGACCGAGGCGAAGGATTTCCCGCTCTCGGACATCGACGGTGAGGACGCGATCGCCTACACCACCGATGCGTACGACCAGGGCGGACAGACGCTCGCGTCGGCCATCGTCCTCACCCAGCACGATGGCAACGCGTACGGATTCATCTTGAACACGCTCGACGGCCAGCAGGGCCCCGCGAGTGAGAAGTTCGTCCAATTGGTCGAAACGGTCGCCTGGGCCTAAACCCACAAGGCACCACTGAATCGCACGGTAGCGACGCTCGTCTGCAGCATCGACGAGCGTCGCTACCTTTTTGCCTGCCCCGCATCCACGCGGTGCCCGCCAACGCGGCGGGTAGGAAACTGCTCGAACTAGTCCCATCCGTCGCCTAGCCGTAACCGGGCTATGAAACCCTCGCACGGTATGCAGCGTCCATAACGACGAGCACGTAACCATCCGACCAAGGGGATTCGATGTCTTCTCATGCCCAGCGACCACGGATCCTGACCGGACCGATCATTGCGGCGTTAGTGGCATTGCTCGCCCTCGCCGTTGCCACGGTCATCGTGGTCCTCACCAGCGACTCGGATGCCAAGGACGCCGGTAACGACGGCACCGGAAACGAAGTCACCAATCCCTCCGGCGATCCGCCCCCTTCGGAAGATCCGGAGCCCGATGCGGAGTTGGTCTCTGCGACCGACGACTCGTTTACCTACACCATGCCCGAGGGCTGGGCGGACGGCGCAGAAGTCGTGAACGACGATGTGAGCGGCGTGGTGAAGTTGTACGACACGGATACCGCCAATGCGAGCATGCCCTCACACATCATCGTCGCCTCGGCCGAGGATGATGGCACCCCGTTGGAGAGCGCGGTCGATCAGATCCAGTCCCAGTTCGCCGACAACTTCAGCACCACGACCGAGGACTCGGTCATCGGCCTCACCGAGATCGACGGCGAGCAGACGATCGGCTGGCAAAGCGGTACGTATCAGGATGGCGGTGACGTCACCTCGACCCAGTTCGCGGTCATCCACAACGGCACCTATTACTTCTTCACCGTCAACGCCCTGCCCGAGAATGTGGATACCTCCCGAGAAGCTCTCAAGCACGTCATGGAGACGACAGTCTGGGCCTGATAGGGCACATCGCGGCGTCCCGGCACCTTGCCGGGACGCCGCTTCTCTTGGTCGGTCGCCGAGCCGTCCAACCTCCGAGGCGTACCAATAAGTAGACTGCGGTTTCCCGTGTGGCTCCGACCACATATGCTCAGCACAGACCGTTGTTGGGTCGCAGTACCAACACAAGTAAATCCTCGACACTAGGAGCGCAGATGGCCAGGATCAGCGTCACCGTAGACGGCGTAAAAAATGAGGACGACGTGGAGCCCCGTATGCTTCTCGTCCACTACATCCGCGAAGTACTCGGCAAGACCGGCACGGTTATCGGCTGCGATACGAGCAACTGCGGCGCCTGCACTGTCCACCTCGACGGCAAGGCGATCAAGAGCTGCACGATGCTCGCCGTCCAGGCCGATGGCCACGAGATCACCACGATCGAGGGCATCGCGGACGGCGATAACCTGCACCCGATGCAGCAGGCCTTCCACGAGAACCACGCCCTGCAGTGCGGCTACTGCACGCCGGGGATGATCATGTCGGCGATCGACTTCCTGAAGTCGAACCCGAACCCGAGCGATGCGGAGATCCGTGAGGGCATCGAGGGCAACCTCTGCCGTTGCACGGGCTACCAGAACATCGTTGCCGCCATTTCGGCTGCGTCGAAGCAGTCCTCGAGCGCGGGCGTGGCGCAATGACCGCCGTGGACGACCGCCCCGCCGAGATCGGCAATGCGCGGACCCGTCGCGAAGATAAGCACCTCGTCACCGGCCGCACCACCTGGGCTGACAATAAGAGCGCCACCGGCATGCTGCACCTATCTTTCGTGCGCAGCCCGATCGCGCACGCGAAGATCAACAGCATCGAGGTGGCTGCTGCCAAGGAGAAGCCCGGCATCATCGACGTCATCACCGGGCAGGACGTCGCCGAAATCCAGGGCGACCTGCCATGCGCGTGGCCGGTCACCCCCGACATGGTCAACCCTGGAGCGCCGTCTTTGGCGGTCACCCAGGTCAATCACGTAGGTGAGGCCGTAGCGGTCGTCGTGGCACGCACCAAGGCGCAGGCGATGGACGCGGCCGAGTTGGTCGAAGTCGACTACGAAGCGCTGCCGCCCGTGCTCGACATGGAGGAGGCGCTAAAGGACGGCGCGACCCTCGTGCATCCGAACACCGAGTCGAACAAGTCCTACACGTGGGCATTCGACTCGGCTGCCGCCGGCACCGGTGGCAACGTCGATCAGGCGATCACCGACGGCGAGGTCGTGCTCAAGCGGCGATTCATCCAACAGCGGCTCGCGCCGGCGTTCATGGAGCCGCGTTCCGTGGTCGCCGAGCCGACCGACGGCGGGGTGACGTTGACGTCTTCCACTCAGGTACCGCACATTCTGCGCCTGATGCTCGCGATGACTCTCGGAATTCCGGAACACAAGGTGCGAGTGATCGCACCGGACGTCGGCGGTGGTTTCGGCGGCAAGATTCCGGTCACTCCGGAGGAATTGATCACCGCCCTGGTGGCGATGCGTCTCGGCCGTGCGGTCAAGCACACCGAGAGCCGCTCGGAGTCATTGTTGGTCGCTCACCATGGGCGGGACCAAATCCAGGACGTCACCATTTCGGCGACGAAGGACGGGCAGATCACCGGCCTCGATATCGAATTGCACGCCGACATGGGCGCCTACCTGCGACTGGTCGGTCCTGGCGTGCCGATCCTCGGCGCGTTCATGTTCCCGGCGATCTACAAGATCCCGGCGTACCGGTTCACCTGTCACGGCGTCTTCACTACGAAGACCCCGACCGATGCGTACCGCGGCGCCGGCCGACCGGAGGCGACGTACGCAATCGAGCGGATCGTCGACGAATTGGCCGTCGAACTTGATCTGGATCCGATGGAGGTACGCCGTAGGAACTGGATCAAGCACGAGGAGTTCCCGTTCACCACGGTGTGTGGGCTCACCTACGACTCGGGTAACTACGAGGCGGCGACCGACCGCGCGCTCGAACTCTTCGGGTGGGACGCGGTAAAGGCCGAGCGCGACAAACGCCGCGCTGAGGGCGCAACCAAGCAGATCGGCCTAGGCATCTCGACGTTCACCGAGATGTGTGGCCTGGCGCCATCCCGAGTTCTCGGCTCGTTGGACTACGGCGCCGGCGGTTGGGAGTACAGCTCGATCCGGATGCTGCCCACCGGCAAGGTCGAAGTCATCACCGGCGCCTCCGCACACGGCCAGGGGCACGAGACCGCGTTCGCGCAGATCGTCTCCGACCAGTTGGGCGTGCCGTACGACGACATCGAGATCATCCACGGCGACACCGCGACATCGCACAAGGGCCTGGACACCTACGGCTCGCGCTCACTGGTCGTGGGTGGAATCGCGATCGTGAAGGCCGCTGATAAGGTGAAGGACAAGGCCAAGAAGTTGGCCGCGCACCTCCTCGAGGCTGCCGAGGACGACCTTGAGTTCGATGCCGGACAGTTCAAGGTGAAGGGCACCGATAAGGGCGTATCGATTCAGGAGATCGCCCTGGCCAACTTCGCCGGGCACGACTATCCGGAAGGTATGGAACTCGGCCTGGACAGCGATGCGACGTACGACCCGGAGAACTTCTCCTTCCCGCACGGCACGCATCTCGCAGCGGTCGAGATCGACACCGATACCGGCGATGCACGCCTGATCAAGTACGCGTGCGTCGACGACGTCGGCAACATCGTGAACCCGCTGATCGTCGACGGTCAAGTACACGGCGGTCTCGCCCAGGGCATCGCTCAGGCCCTGTACGAGGAGGTCATTTACGACGCCGATGGCAACCTCACCACTGGCACCTTCGTCGACTACACGCTGCCTTCTGCCGCCGACCTACCGGCGTTCTTGACCGACCAAACCGTCACCGCGGCAACCAGCAACCCGCTGGGGGTCAAGGGTGTCGGCGAGGCCGGCTGTATCGCGTCGACTCCCGCTGTGATGAACGCGGTCGTCGATGCGCTGCGGCAGTACGGCATCAATGACCTCCGCATGCCGGCCACCCCGGAACGGGTTTGGCGGGCGATCCACAACGGCTCCGCCGCGTAGCTCCCTAATCGAGAAAGAGAGAACCTTTCGATGATTCCCGCACAGTTCGAATACACGCGGCCGTCGACAATCGACGAAGCCGTACAGGCGCTCGCCAACGGCGGCGACGATCCCAAGGTCATCGCCGGTGGCCAGTCCTTCATCCCGGTGCTGCGGCTGCGCCTGGCGGCGCCGTCCACCGTGGTCGACATCGGCGCGATTGACGAGTTGCGTCAGGTTTCGGCCGAGGGCGACAAGGTCCGCATCGGATCGATGGTCACCCACGCCGAAGTCTTGGACAACCCGATTGTCGCCGAGCACCTGCCGCTGCTGCACCAGGTGACCGAGACCGTCGCCGACCGTCAGGTGCGCCATCGCGGGACGCTCGGTGGAGCGCTCGCGCACGCCGATCCCGCCGGTGACCTCGGCGCCGCGGCGGTCGCGCTGAATGCCGAGTTCGAGATCGCCGGCCCGAACGGGCGCCGTACGGTTGCTGCCTCAGAGTTCTTCGTCGACTATCTGACGACGACGATCGAGGAGAACGAGGTGCTCACCGCGGTTATCCTGCCGCGCTCGGGCGACCTGAAGAGCAACTACCAGAAGTTCAACCGGATGGCGCAGGGCTGGGCAACGGTCGGTTCGGCGGCTGCCGTGAAGGTCGAGGGCGGCAACATCACTGACGCCCGCGTCGGGTTGACCAACATGGGTTCGGTACCGATCCGTGCTGCTGGTGTTGAGGCGGCCCTCGTCGGTAAGCCCGCGAACGCGGAGACCATCGCGGCTGCCGCCGAGCATGCCGCGGAAGGTACGAGCCCGACCGACGATCTGTCGGCCAAGGCCGACTACCGAGAGCACCTGGCGCGGGTGCTGACCCGTCGCGCTTTATCCGCAGCGCTCGGCCTGTAAGAACCTGGCATCTGACGTCCGCCGTGCTCCGCCCGGAGCACGGCGGAGGTCGTTCGAGGCCCGCTCCTCGTCTACCGACACACGACGAGGCGTAGGGTTTCGGCACGAGAGTTTCGCCGTCAGCGGCAGTTCTGTCGCGCTCGACCCGTAGGGTCGGATGACGTAGCGTTCACCGCAATCGGCGCACCAACCGGTCGCCATAAGTTAGCCGCCCGCAACCTATGAGGAGTGACATGGAGCTCGAGCACTCATTCACCATTCCCGTCCCGGTCGAGAAGGCTTGGCCTGTTCTGCTGGACGTAGAACAGATCGCGCCCTGCATGCCCGGCGCGTCCGTCGATAACGTGGACGGCGACGACTTCACCGGCTCGGTGAAGGTCAAACTCGGCCCCATCAATCTGACGTACAAGGGTCAAGCCTCCTTCGTAGAGAAGGACGAAGCCAACCACCGTGCCGTCATCGACGCGCGTGGGCGTGACGCTCGCGGAAACGGGACCGCGGCGGCGAAGGTCACCGCGACCCTGAGCGGCCAGGGCGACTCAACCGAGGTCAAGGTTGTCACCGACCTGAACATCACCGGGAAGCCGGCACAGTTCGGCCGCGGCGTCATGGTGGACGTCGGCAACAAGTTGATCGGTCAGTTCGCTGACTGCCTCGCCAGCAAGCTCGCTGGCGATAGCGATTCGGAGCCCGCTGAGCCCGCCGCGGACGCTGCTGCTAGCGCAGCTGCGGACAAGGCCAGTGGGGAGGGCGCCACGACAACAGCTTCCGGCGACGAGGACAAGACCCCTACCGGTTCGGTCCCTGCGGTCTCCGCCGCGACCGCTGACGCCGACAAGGCGAAGGCAGCACAGGCGTCCGCGCCGAAGCCGGCCCCAGCCCGTGAAGCCGAGCCGATCGACCTCATCGAACTCGCGGGCGGGTCCGTTGCCAAGAAGGCTGCCCCGATCGCGATCGGTGGCATCGTGCTCTTCCTGCTGCTGTTCTTGCTGCGTGGTCGTGGCAAGAAGTCGGATTCGTAGAACTCAACGGCACGGAGCGTTCACGCCAGCACCGCGAACGCACCAGCGCGCTACTCAGTGGCGTCCGGATTCCCATCCGGACGCCACTGCTGTTTATGCCACCGCTGTTGAGACGCCACTGCTACCTACCTGCGAGTGCGGCGCCATCCACCGTAGGTCGCGGCTGGCCGTCGGCGCCGTACCCCGCACCCGCAGATCATCACTAATCGCGAACCGCGAGCCGTCAAGGCGCGCGGGCGCGAACCACCGCCGAGCCGGCGAGGTTTGTCCTCGACACGGCGATCGCGGCACCGTTGTGCGGTATAACCCCGAAATTCCGTAGTTTTACGGAGTTTTCTCATCGGAGGCATTGACGCGCAGGAGTGTCGATCAGCAGACTTAACCAGCACGGACGTACTCGCGCTTCAACCCAATTTCGTCGGACACGACCCTTCTGAAACGGTGGACACGCGGTTCGTCGCGTGCCTGCACACCGCCCCGAAGGACCCCATGACCGAGCGAGAATCTGCCCCACCCGGGGCACTGGCCGAAGAGTTGCACGTCAGCCTGCCGCCTACTCGCCTGGCCGCACATCACGACGCATTCAGTTATCGGATCATCGACAGTCCGCTGGGCGACCTCCTGGTGGCGCGGACCCCCACAGGTATCGCCCGGGTCGCGTTCGCTCGTGAGGGATTCTCTCGGGTGCTCGAATCGCTGACCGAACATTTACATCCGAGGCCAGTTCCGGCACGTAGCAGCCTGGACCGCGCTGCCCGCGCCATCGATGCGTACTTCGCCGGAACAGCGTCCACCATCTCGCTGCCGATTGACCTGCAACTCGTCACCGACTTTCAGCGCACGGTGATCGACCATCTGCCGTCGATCGGCTACGGCGCGACGGCGTCGTACGCGGCAGTCGCTGCGGGGGTTGGCCGACCCGGGGCGTCGAACGCGGTCGGGGTGGCGTGCCGAAGCAATCCGCTGCCGATCGTGATGCCATGCCACCGCGCGGTGCGTAGCGACGGCAGTCTCGGCGCATACGTCGGCGGCACGGAGGCCAAGCGCGTCCTGCTCGCACTTGAAGCCTCGTAGCGTCCGACGATTCGAAGACGCCGACATTCGGAGACGCCGACGAGTGTCCGTGCTGAAAACGCAGCGACAGCGGCTACTCGTCACGCATACATCGACAAGTCGCCGCTCAGGCTGCGTGATCAGCACCAACCCGATCAGCACCAACCGCCCCGTAGTCCCCTGCGGGACGCGGAACCTATGCCGAGGCGCGGATCTTGGCGACCTCGGCGACGACGACTTCAAGCAAGTCTCGGACCTCAACACCCGGGGTGTACGGCCCAACCCACGCAGCCAACCCGTCGTAATCGTCCAGGAGTCGCTGTGCGACTTCACGCGACGAGCCAATGATCGCCATCGCCTCAAGCTGCTCGTCGCCGATCAATTCGCCCATAGCGTCCCACTCGCCCTGCAGCGACAATCGGTGTAACTCGGTCTGCAGATCACCCCAGCCGTGCAATTCCAGCACCGGGCGGTACGCCGGGGTCGACCCGTAGAACGCCAACTTCTTGCGAATAGCGCTAATGATCTCCGGCGCCCGCTCGTCATCGTCGAGTACGCCGACCATCGGCACTGCCGAGATTTCAACGTCCTTCAATTCTCGGCCCCCCTTCTGCGCGCCAGCGGCAACACTCGGCACAGTGACCTGGCGGATGTACTCGGGAGTGGTGAACGAGTGCAGCAGGATGCCGTCGGAGACCTCCCCGGCAACCTCGGTCATCAACGGGCCAACTGCGGCGATCTTGATCTTCGGCGGCCCGTACTCGTGCGCGGCAGGCGTGAAGTTAGGCGTCATCAGCGTGTGGCGATAGAACTCACCGCGGTAATCGAGGCGACCACCGTCCTGCCAGCACGACCAGATCGCCCGCAGCGCGAGCAAGTACTCCCGCATCCGAGCGGCCGGCTTCGACCACGGCATCCCGAACCGCTTCTCGATGTGCGGTTTGATCTGCGAGCCAAGACCGAGGGTGAACCGTCCCTTCGAGACCTCAGCCAGGTCGTACGCCGTATTCGCGACCGTCATCGGCGAGCGCGCGAACGCGACTGCGATGTTGGTGGTCATCTCGATCCGCTCCGTGCCAAGCGCTGCCGGCACCAGCGGCAGGAACGGATCATGCCGCTCCTCAGCGATCGTCACTCCGTCGTATCCGGCATCCTCGGCGCTGCGCGCCCGGTCGGCTGCGGTGGCAATGTTCTCGCTCGCTAGCCCTGTCTGAATCTTCATGTATCGAATACTAGGTAAGAATGGGCAAATGACTAGCATTGCGAACGAATCAGGTACTGGCTCGCTGAAGGCGGGCATCTGGGGAACGCTCGGCGAGCCGCGGCTCGGGGCGCAGCTGGAGAACGTCGGATTTGACTGGGTGTGTCTCGACGGCCAGCACGGGCACTACGACGACCGCGCGGTCCGCGAGACGTTCGCGCTACGCAAGAAACACCAGGTCCCGGTGCTGGTGCGCACGCTGTGGAACGACCACGCCTTGATCGGTCGCGCGTTGGACGCCGGAGCCGACGGCGTCATCGTGCCGATGGTGCAGAACGCCGAACAGGCCGAGGCGGCCGTGGCCGCGGCGCATTACGCACCACGAGGCGGCCGTAGCCTCGGCCCCATGCAAGGCGCACCGTACGGCACTGCGCCCGGCTCCGGTCGCAAGCCGTTCGTCGCGGTGATGGTCGAATCACAGGTCGCACTCGATCAGGTCGATGCGATCGCCGCGACACCGGATCTGGACATGATCTTTGTCGGCCCGTTCGATCTGTCGATCGCACTCAGCCGCGATATCGAGGACATGATGGTGGACACGGCGGACGGCGCGCCGCTGCCGACGATCGCGGCGGCCTGTCAGCGGGCTGGGATTCACGCGGGGGCGTTCGCGGGCACTCCACAACGCGCGGCGCAGATGGTCGGGCACGGCTTTTCGTGGGTCGCGGTAACCAGCGATATCGGCGCGTTGGCGTTTGGCGGGTCCGCGGCGATCCAGCAGGCCACCGGCGCCTAGGTCGATCGCCGCCCCGTCTCGACCCCGGTCATCGATCGAACCGGCAACCCGCACTCGGT
The sequence above is a segment of the Cumulibacter soli genome. Coding sequences within it:
- a CDS encoding (2Fe-2S)-binding protein, with the protein product MARISVTVDGVKNEDDVEPRMLLVHYIREVLGKTGTVIGCDTSNCGACTVHLDGKAIKSCTMLAVQADGHEITTIEGIADGDNLHPMQQAFHENHALQCGYCTPGMIMSAIDFLKSNPNPSDAEIREGIEGNLCRCTGYQNIVAAISAASKQSSSAGVAQ
- a CDS encoding xanthine dehydrogenase family protein molybdopterin-binding subunit translates to MTAVDDRPAEIGNARTRREDKHLVTGRTTWADNKSATGMLHLSFVRSPIAHAKINSIEVAAAKEKPGIIDVITGQDVAEIQGDLPCAWPVTPDMVNPGAPSLAVTQVNHVGEAVAVVVARTKAQAMDAAELVEVDYEALPPVLDMEEALKDGATLVHPNTESNKSYTWAFDSAAAGTGGNVDQAITDGEVVLKRRFIQQRLAPAFMEPRSVVAEPTDGGVTLTSSTQVPHILRLMLAMTLGIPEHKVRVIAPDVGGGFGGKIPVTPEELITALVAMRLGRAVKHTESRSESLLVAHHGRDQIQDVTISATKDGQITGLDIELHADMGAYLRLVGPGVPILGAFMFPAIYKIPAYRFTCHGVFTTKTPTDAYRGAGRPEATYAIERIVDELAVELDLDPMEVRRRNWIKHEEFPFTTVCGLTYDSGNYEAATDRALELFGWDAVKAERDKRRAEGATKQIGLGISTFTEMCGLAPSRVLGSLDYGAGGWEYSSIRMLPTGKVEVITGASAHGQGHETAFAQIVSDQLGVPYDDIEIIHGDTATSHKGLDTYGSRSLVVGGIAIVKAADKVKDKAKKLAAHLLEAAEDDLEFDAGQFKVKGTDKGVSIQEIALANFAGHDYPEGMELGLDSDATYDPENFSFPHGTHLAAVEIDTDTGDARLIKYACVDDVGNIVNPLIVDGQVHGGLAQGIAQALYEEVIYDADGNLTTGTFVDYTLPSAADLPAFLTDQTVTAATSNPLGVKGVGEAGCIASTPAVMNAVVDALRQYGINDLRMPATPERVWRAIHNGSAA
- a CDS encoding FAD binding domain-containing protein, encoding MIPAQFEYTRPSTIDEAVQALANGGDDPKVIAGGQSFIPVLRLRLAAPSTVVDIGAIDELRQVSAEGDKVRIGSMVTHAEVLDNPIVAEHLPLLHQVTETVADRQVRHRGTLGGALAHADPAGDLGAAAVALNAEFEIAGPNGRRTVAASEFFVDYLTTTIEENEVLTAVILPRSGDLKSNYQKFNRMAQGWATVGSAAAVKVEGGNITDARVGLTNMGSVPIRAAGVEAALVGKPANAETIAAAAEHAAEGTSPTDDLSAKADYREHLARVLTRRALSAALGL
- a CDS encoding SRPBCC family protein, with the protein product MELEHSFTIPVPVEKAWPVLLDVEQIAPCMPGASVDNVDGDDFTGSVKVKLGPINLTYKGQASFVEKDEANHRAVIDARGRDARGNGTAAAKVTATLSGQGDSTEVKVVTDLNITGKPAQFGRGVMVDVGNKLIGQFADCLASKLAGDSDSEPAEPAADAAASAAADKASGEGATTTASGDEDKTPTGSVPAVSAATADADKAKAAQASAPKPAPAREAEPIDLIELAGGSVAKKAAPIAIGGIVLFLLLFLLRGRGKKSDS
- a CDS encoding methylated-DNA--[protein]-cysteine S-methyltransferase; its protein translation is MTERESAPPGALAEELHVSLPPTRLAAHHDAFSYRIIDSPLGDLLVARTPTGIARVAFAREGFSRVLESLTEHLHPRPVPARSSLDRAARAIDAYFAGTASTISLPIDLQLVTDFQRTVIDHLPSIGYGATASYAAVAAGVGRPGASNAVGVACRSNPLPIVMPCHRAVRSDGSLGAYVGGTEAKRVLLALEAS
- a CDS encoding TIGR03617 family F420-dependent LLM class oxidoreductase, which encodes MKIQTGLASENIATAADRARSAEDAGYDGVTIAEERHDPFLPLVPAALGTERIEMTTNIAVAFARSPMTVANTAYDLAEVSKGRFTLGLGSQIKPHIEKRFGMPWSKPAARMREYLLALRAIWSCWQDGGRLDYRGEFYRHTLMTPNFTPAAHEYGPPKIKIAAVGPLMTEVAGEVSDGILLHSFTTPEYIRQVTVPSVAAGAQKGGRELKDVEISAVPMVGVLDDDERAPEIISAIRKKLAFYGSTPAYRPVLELHGWGDLQTELHRLSLQGEWDAMGELIGDEQLEAMAIIGSSREVAQRLLDDYDGLAAWVGPYTPGVEVRDLLEVVVAEVAKIRASA
- a CDS encoding HpcH/HpaI aldolase family protein, whose product is MTSIANESGTGSLKAGIWGTLGEPRLGAQLENVGFDWVCLDGQHGHYDDRAVRETFALRKKHQVPVLVRTLWNDHALIGRALDAGADGVIVPMVQNAEQAEAAVAAAHYAPRGGRSLGPMQGAPYGTAPGSGRKPFVAVMVESQVALDQVDAIAATPDLDMIFVGPFDLSIALSRDIEDMMVDTADGAPLPTIAAACQRAGIHAGAFAGTPQRAAQMVGHGFSWVAVTSDIGALAFGGSAAIQQATGA